A genomic window from Meleagris gallopavo isolate NT-WF06-2002-E0010 breed Aviagen turkey brand Nicholas breeding stock chromosome 30, Turkey_5.1, whole genome shotgun sequence includes:
- the MRPL34 gene encoding 39S ribosomal protein L34, mitochondrial, which yields MAGALGRLWERAAGGRLSLLQQVAVHPFQLRSASVFTYCRELPFSHLSLKPTGTIPSFTSPVPSWSHQQIRTKARGNEYQPNNRKRKRTHGWIKRISTPAGIEVILRRMLKGRKSLTH from the exons ATGGCGGGAGCGCTAGGCCGGCTGTGGGAGCGGGCCGCTGGCGGCAG GCTTTCTCTGCTCCAGCAAGTTGCAGTCCATCCCTTTCAGCTCCGGTCAGCATCAGTCTTCACATATTGCCGGGAGCTGCCTTTCAGCCACCTCTCCTTGAAGCCCACAGGCACCATCCCCTCCTTCACCAGCCCAGTGCCTTCCTGGAGCCATCAGCAGATCCGCACAAAAGCACGTGGGAACGAGTATCAGCCCAACAACCGCAAGCGCAAACGGACCCACGGCTGGATCAAACGCATCAGCACACCGGCTGGGATCGAGGTGATCCTCCGGCGCATGCTGAAGGGCAGGAAGTCCCTGACCCACTGA
- the DDA1 gene encoding DET1- and DDB1-associated protein 1 codes for MRIVIFLGSLATPLSPERTLPHLPEPALSSKADFLKGLPVYNKSNFSRFHADSVCKASNRRPSVYLPTREYPSEQIIVTEKTNILLRYLHQQWDKKNAAKKRDQEQVEIEGENSAPPRKIARTDSQDMNEDT; via the exons ATGAGGATCGTCATCTTCCTAGGGAGCTTAGCAACCCCACTGTCACCAGAACGGACTCTACCTCACCTCCCAGAACCAGCGCTGTCTTCCAAG GCGGATTTTTTGAAAGGATTACCAGTCTACAACAAAAGCAACTTCAGCAGATTCCACGCGGACTCTGTATGTAAAGCATCA AACAGAAGACCGTCGGTATATCTTCCCACGAGAGAATACCCATCTGAACAAA TTATAGtaacagaaaagacaaatatCCTTTTGCGTTATTTACATCAGCAGTGGGACAAAAAG AATGCAGCAAAGAAGAGAGATCAAGAGCAAGTGGAAATAGAAGGTGAGAACTCGGCGCCGCCACGAAAAATCGCTCGGACAGACAGCCAGGATATGAACGAGGACACTTAA